One Nitrospira sp. SG-bin1 genomic region harbors:
- a CDS encoding 2-C-methyl-D-erythritol 2,4-cyclodiphosphate synthase, with protein MNKGFRIGYGYDVHPLGQGRTLILGGIEIPHEKGLLGHSDSDVLVHAVCDALLGAMGEGDLGRHYPSSDSKYKGISSLKLLEDVMGKLHAKGYRVGNIDTVIVAQAPRLGPHLHAMQKKIAAAAGIDPDLVNVKVKSGEGLDAVGHEEGMIAHAVCLIEPA; from the coding sequence ATGAACAAAGGATTTCGGATCGGCTATGGCTATGATGTTCATCCGCTTGGTCAGGGCCGTACATTGATCTTGGGAGGAATTGAAATCCCGCATGAGAAAGGTTTGCTCGGCCACTCTGATTCCGATGTCTTGGTCCATGCGGTTTGCGATGCCTTGTTAGGAGCCATGGGAGAGGGAGATCTCGGTCGTCACTATCCGAGTTCGGACTCCAAGTATAAGGGGATCTCGAGCTTGAAGCTGTTGGAAGACGTCATGGGGAAACTGCATGCGAAGGGGTATCGGGTGGGAAACATCGACACCGTCATTGTGGCCCAGGCTCCTCGGCTTGGACCGCATCTTCACGCCATGCAAAAGAAAATAGCCGCGGCCGCCGGCATCGATCCAGATCTGGTCAATGTCAAAGTAAAAAGTGGAGAAGGTTTGGACGCGGTCGGGCACGAAGAAGGGATGATCGCGCATGCGGTGTGTCTGATCGAACCGGCCTGA
- a CDS encoding fructose-bisphosphatase, giving the protein MTLPTLNRFVAQHESLIPQEKAEFTGLLTDIGLIGKQIAQDLRRAGLMDIRGTTGETNVQGETVKKLDVIANNTFVNVLQSTECVCALASEEMEKPIIVSGKGLRGKYMVLFDPLDGSSNTDCNMPLGAIFSILKHDSTDRLPTEAALVRRGVEQMAAGYLLFGSSTMFVYTTGQAVHGFTLEPAIGEYVLSHERIKIPAKGKIYAANEGNSQKWLEGTRKYFDWLKVSDKATGRPYSGRYSGCLVADVHRLLLGGGIYLYPGEVDKPEGKLRLLYEANPLALVVEAAGGKATTGTSRILDVEAKKLHQRVPLIIGSRLDVEQAEAHIQGRA; this is encoded by the coding sequence ATGACGCTACCCACACTGAATCGTTTCGTCGCCCAACACGAGTCGTTGATTCCACAGGAGAAAGCGGAATTCACCGGTCTCCTGACCGACATCGGTTTGATCGGCAAACAGATCGCACAAGATCTCCGGCGTGCCGGTCTGATGGATATCCGTGGAACAACAGGCGAAACCAATGTACAGGGTGAAACCGTCAAGAAACTGGATGTCATTGCAAACAACACCTTCGTGAACGTCTTGCAGTCGACCGAATGCGTCTGTGCCCTGGCGTCCGAGGAAATGGAGAAGCCGATCATCGTGTCGGGGAAGGGATTGCGTGGGAAGTACATGGTATTGTTCGACCCGCTCGACGGGTCGTCCAATACGGACTGCAATATGCCGCTCGGTGCTATTTTTTCGATCCTCAAACACGATTCGACCGATCGGTTGCCCACAGAAGCTGCGCTGGTGCGGCGGGGAGTCGAACAGATGGCCGCAGGGTATCTGTTGTTCGGATCGAGTACGATGTTCGTGTACACGACCGGTCAAGCGGTGCATGGTTTTACCCTGGAACCGGCGATCGGAGAGTATGTGTTGTCGCACGAGCGCATCAAGATTCCGGCAAAAGGCAAGATCTACGCTGCAAACGAGGGCAACTCGCAGAAGTGGTTGGAGGGAACACGGAAGTATTTCGATTGGCTCAAAGTCAGCGACAAGGCCACCGGTCGTCCATACAGTGGTCGTTATTCCGGTTGTTTGGTCGCCGATGTGCACCGTCTGTTGCTCGGGGGGGGCATTTATCTGTATCCGGGTGAAGTGGATAAACCCGAAGGGAAACTTCGGCTACTGTACGAGGCGAACCCGCTGGCTCTTGTTGTCGAAGCTGCCGGTGGAAAGGCGACGACTGGAACGTCCAGGATATTGGACGTGGAAGCGAAAAAACTACACCAGCGTGTGCCGTTGATCATCGGGAGCCGCCTCGATGTCGAGCAGGCGGAGGCCCATATTCAGGGAAGAGCCTAG
- a CDS encoding phosphate starvation-inducible protein PsiF, whose amino-acid sequence MHVLTLTLFVLSLGAPTLAVAAPGQQNKMKACNERADAKGFGEGKGDERKAFMKECLSAKSAKGGGGKDTQQNKMKTCNKEAGEKKLKGDERKQFMSDCLSS is encoded by the coding sequence GTGCATGTCCTGACATTGACATTGTTTGTCTTGAGCCTGGGAGCACCTACGTTGGCCGTGGCCGCGCCCGGCCAGCAGAATAAGATGAAGGCGTGCAACGAACGGGCGGATGCAAAGGGGTTTGGTGAGGGGAAAGGCGACGAACGGAAGGCGTTTATGAAGGAGTGTCTCTCCGCCAAGTCGGCGAAAGGCGGAGGCGGCAAGGACACTCAGCAAAATAAAATGAAGACCTGCAACAAGGAGGCAGGGGAGAAGAAATTGAAGGGCGACGAGCGGAAACAATTCATGAGCGACTGCCTCTCGAGCTAG
- a CDS encoding fructose-bisphosphate aldolase, giving the protein MGDRVQEILGWYGSDNAGTKANIGRMLRSGKLAGTGKLVILPVDQGFEHGPARSFAPNPPGYNPHYHFQLAIDAGCNAYAAPLGFLEAGADEFAGQIPLILKLNNHDVLHDDKDPLPSVTGSVKDALRLGCSAVGFTIYPGSTHCNAMYEQLRAIAEEAKAHGLAVVVWSYPRGSSLSKEGETAMDVVAYAAQIAAQLGAHIIKVKLPTAHLEQAAAKKVYESSQIPIKTLAERVRHVVQSSFDGRRIVIFSGGAKSEDKNVFEEARGIRDGGGFGSIIGRNSFQRPKAEAIKFLHTIMGIYSGEIQ; this is encoded by the coding sequence ATGGGAGATCGTGTACAAGAGATTCTCGGTTGGTACGGTAGCGATAATGCCGGGACGAAGGCGAATATCGGGCGCATGCTGCGCTCCGGTAAATTAGCGGGGACCGGCAAGTTAGTCATCCTCCCGGTGGATCAGGGGTTTGAGCATGGACCGGCGCGAAGTTTTGCGCCCAACCCCCCGGGATACAATCCGCACTATCACTTCCAGCTGGCGATCGATGCGGGATGTAACGCGTATGCTGCGCCACTGGGTTTTCTGGAAGCCGGCGCGGACGAGTTCGCCGGCCAGATTCCGTTGATTCTTAAGTTGAACAATCACGATGTGCTCCATGACGACAAGGATCCGCTGCCGTCGGTGACCGGAAGTGTGAAGGATGCCCTCCGGTTGGGGTGTTCGGCCGTCGGATTCACGATCTATCCAGGCTCCACTCATTGCAACGCCATGTATGAGCAACTGCGGGCCATTGCGGAAGAAGCCAAGGCCCACGGTCTTGCCGTCGTCGTGTGGTCCTACCCGCGAGGATCGAGTTTGAGCAAAGAGGGTGAGACGGCCATGGATGTCGTGGCCTACGCAGCGCAAATCGCCGCTCAACTGGGAGCGCACATCATTAAGGTGAAGTTGCCGACCGCGCACTTGGAACAAGCGGCCGCCAAAAAGGTGTATGAATCGAGCCAAATTCCGATCAAAACGCTGGCCGAGCGAGTGAGGCACGTGGTCCAGAGCTCGTTCGATGGTCGTCGGATCGTCATTTTTTCAGGCGGAGCCAAGAGCGAAGACAAGAATGTGTTTGAAGAAGCCCGGGGGATCCGGGATGGAGGAGGCTTCGGGAGCATCATCGGGAGGAATTCGTTCCAGCGCCCGAAAGCCGAGGCCATTAAGTTTCTCCACACCATTATGGGGATTTACAGCGGCGAGATTCAGTAA
- a CDS encoding phosphomannomutase produces MRNRSSEGGCVGLFREYDLRGIVGSELTEDLAERLGRAFSTYVGRRGVTTISVGRDGRLSSPALHKALVKGLLAGGLDVIDIGVCPSPLVYFSLFTLPVGGGIMITGSHNAAEYNGFKICVGKTAIHGKEIQELRRVMEEGVFVSGNGHLSEHPIIPDYLAYIKKSFSHVHANRLQVVIDSGNGAASLVAKQALELLGCQVTGLYCDLDGRFPHHHPDPTVLENLSDLMRAVKDHGADVGIGYDGDADRIGAVDEQGHVLWGDRLLVLYSRDILATKPGSTIISEVKASQSLYDDITKRGGRAIMWKTGHSLIKAKMKEEAAVLAGEMSGHMFFADRYFGYDDAVYASCRLVEILAKAHRPLSALVSDLPPSVVTPEIRVDLPDAVKFDVVERIRQRFTEYLKAKQGLGPRKLALQNLITIDGVRAIFDDGWGLVRASNTQPALVLRFEATSSAQLHVIRALIEDELAVAKRSVGC; encoded by the coding sequence ATGAGGAATCGGTCTTCTGAAGGAGGGTGTGTGGGTTTGTTTCGCGAATATGATCTTCGGGGAATTGTCGGCAGCGAATTGACTGAAGATTTGGCCGAACGCTTGGGTCGGGCCTTTTCCACATATGTAGGTAGGCGCGGAGTGACAACGATCAGCGTCGGCCGCGATGGTCGGTTGAGCTCCCCAGCACTTCACAAGGCGCTTGTAAAAGGGTTGCTTGCCGGAGGGCTCGATGTCATCGACATCGGAGTGTGTCCCTCTCCTTTGGTGTACTTTTCGTTGTTCACGCTCCCGGTCGGCGGCGGTATCATGATTACCGGGAGTCACAACGCGGCCGAATATAACGGGTTCAAGATCTGTGTCGGCAAGACGGCCATCCACGGAAAGGAAATTCAGGAACTTCGAAGAGTGATGGAAGAAGGCGTATTTGTGTCGGGGAATGGGCATCTCTCGGAGCATCCGATCATCCCGGATTACCTGGCATACATCAAGAAAAGCTTCTCTCATGTTCACGCGAATCGACTGCAAGTCGTGATCGATAGCGGCAACGGCGCGGCCTCCCTCGTTGCCAAACAAGCGCTTGAGTTGTTGGGATGTCAAGTCACAGGCTTGTATTGCGATTTGGACGGACGCTTCCCCCATCACCATCCAGATCCCACGGTGCTGGAGAACCTTTCCGATCTCATGCGGGCAGTGAAGGATCATGGAGCCGATGTGGGAATCGGATATGACGGGGATGCAGACCGAATCGGAGCTGTCGATGAGCAGGGTCACGTGTTGTGGGGCGACCGTCTCTTGGTTCTCTACTCACGCGACATCCTGGCTACGAAGCCCGGCAGCACCATCATCTCGGAAGTGAAGGCTTCTCAGAGCCTCTACGACGACATTACCAAGCGCGGCGGACGCGCCATCATGTGGAAGACGGGTCATTCGCTGATTAAGGCGAAAATGAAGGAAGAGGCCGCGGTCTTGGCCGGTGAAATGTCAGGGCACATGTTCTTTGCGGATCGGTATTTTGGGTACGATGACGCCGTCTATGCGTCGTGCCGGCTCGTGGAAATTTTGGCGAAGGCTCATCGGCCGCTTTCGGCATTGGTGTCTGATCTGCCTCCGTCGGTCGTCACTCCTGAGATCCGAGTGGATCTCCCTGATGCCGTCAAGTTCGATGTTGTTGAGCGGATTCGCCAGCGATTTACCGAATACCTGAAGGCCAAACAGGGTCTTGGGCCGAGGAAACTGGCGCTTCAAAACCTGATTACGATCGACGGCGTCCGCGCCATCTTCGACGATGGGTGGGGGCTGGTTCGAGCTTCCAACACCCAACCAGCCTTGGTCCTGAGATTTGAGGCGACATCCTCCGCACAACTGCACGTCATTCGGGCGCTCATCGAAGACGAACTCGCGGTGGCAAAACGGTCGGTCGGGTGCTGA
- a CDS encoding serine O-acetyltransferase, whose amino-acid sequence MFAAIKQDLQAVFDRDPAATSKLEVILTYAGFHALLAYRISHWLKAQDVPILPRVISQLARWVTGVEIHPSAKIGTGFFIDHGMGVVIGETAEIGDYVTLFQGVTLGGTGKERGKRHPTLGNHVVVGAGAKILGGITIGDNVKIGANSVVLKNVPANSTVIGVPARVIKTQGERLPDATMDQVNLPDPISDRFLTLEQELIDLRKKLENQDKPSLP is encoded by the coding sequence ATGTTTGCCGCCATCAAACAAGATCTCCAAGCGGTTTTTGACCGGGATCCGGCCGCGACCAGCAAGCTGGAAGTGATCCTCACCTATGCCGGGTTCCATGCGCTACTGGCCTATCGCATCTCTCACTGGCTGAAGGCACAGGATGTCCCGATCCTACCGCGGGTCATTTCGCAGCTGGCCCGTTGGGTGACCGGTGTGGAGATTCATCCGTCTGCGAAAATCGGCACCGGTTTTTTCATCGACCACGGGATGGGCGTGGTGATCGGAGAAACGGCGGAAATCGGGGATTATGTGACCCTCTTTCAAGGCGTGACGTTGGGCGGGACCGGAAAAGAGCGAGGCAAGCGACATCCGACGCTGGGGAATCACGTGGTGGTGGGAGCAGGCGCGAAAATCCTGGGAGGGATTACCATCGGTGATAACGTGAAGATCGGAGCCAATTCAGTGGTCTTGAAGAACGTGCCGGCCAATTCCACCGTCATCGGTGTACCAGCCCGTGTGATCAAGACTCAGGGCGAACGCTTGCCTGACGCCACGATGGATCAAGTGAATTTGCCGGACCCCATCAGCGATCGGTTCCTCACGCTCGAGCAAGAGTTGATCGACCTCCGAAAGAAACTCGAAAATCAGGACAAGCCATCCCTGCCATGA